In Terriglobia bacterium, the genomic window GGCCTTCATACACCATGGTCGATCCGCGCATGCGGAAGATCTACTTTCAGTTTTATCAAGAGACCTACAGGAGTTCCGCTCTCGATCGAAAAACCAAGGAATTGGTCGCGATCGCCGCCTCTCTTGCCACGCATTGCAAAGGCTGTCTTGAAGGACATATCAAGAAGGCGCTGAAATTCGGCGCCACCAAAGAAGAACTCAGCGAAACGATCGCCATCACCATGGGCGTGAGCGCTGCTTCCATCGTGGATCTCACCGACATTGCCGCCGAAAGCCTGCGGATCCGGCATTTCGACGGCACCGCCGCGCCACAGGAACCTCGAGAAGTTTCTCCGGAGGAATGACACCCATGATTCGCACTCTGGCCCTGATGCTCCTTCTCAGTCCCGGGCTTTTTGCTCAACAGGTTGAGTATAAGAGCTACACGAGCAAAGTACTTTCGCGTGACCTGAAATACGGAGTGTATCTGCCTCCGTCCTACGCAACATCGCCCGGTAAAAAGTATCCGGTGCTCTATTTCCTTCACGGGCTGTTCGAAGACGAGACGCGCTGGAGCACCCGCGGCGGCACAGATCAGATTATGAATCGCATGATCGCCGAGGGAAAGATCGGCGAATTTATCGTCGCTATTCCCTACGGTGGAACGAGCTTTTATACGAATACGCGGGACGGCAGCGAAAAATGGGAGGACGCCTTCGTCACCGAGTTCATTCCGCTGATCGAATCGACATACCGCGTCAACGCTACGCGCATGACGCGCGGCATCAGCGGCACCTCGATGGGCGGATACGGCGCCTTGAAGATTGCAATGAAGCACCCGGACATGTTCGGATCGGCGAGCGCCCACAGCGCCGTCCTGCTCGAAGACCTGTCGGCGGCGAAAGTATCCGCCGGCCGTCTGGCACGCTTTCAATCATTGTTCAACAAGATCTACGGCATCGATAAGGATCTGACGTACTGGGAAGCCAACAATCCCATGACGCTGGCAAAGGACACGAAGAAACTGAACGGCTTAAGGCTGTACTTCGATTGCGGCACCGAAGACGACTACGGCTTCGACCTCGGCGCGAAACAACTCGACGAAATGCTGACAAAGGCGGGCTATCCCCACGAGGCGCATCTCTATCCCGGCCACCACGGCTGGGATTACGCGATGCTGCACACCAACGAGTCGATTCTCTTCCATTGGAAGGTATTCAGCGGAAAATAAGAAAATAGGGGGCATGGAGTTTCGGTTCGAGACGATCGAATAC contains:
- a CDS encoding carboxymuconolactone decarboxylase family protein produces the protein MADKPDTKEAKWPSYTMVDPRMRKIYFQFYQETYRSSALDRKTKELVAIAASLATHCKGCLEGHIKKALKFGATKEELSETIAITMGVSAASIVDLTDIAAESLRIRHFDGTAAPQEPREVSPEE
- a CDS encoding alpha/beta hydrolase family protein; its protein translation is MIRTLALMLLLSPGLFAQQVEYKSYTSKVLSRDLKYGVYLPPSYATSPGKKYPVLYFLHGLFEDETRWSTRGGTDQIMNRMIAEGKIGEFIVAIPYGGTSFYTNTRDGSEKWEDAFVTEFIPLIESTYRVNATRMTRGISGTSMGGYGALKIAMKHPDMFGSASAHSAVLLEDLSAAKVSAGRLARFQSLFNKIYGIDKDLTYWEANNPMTLAKDTKKLNGLRLYFDCGTEDDYGFDLGAKQLDEMLTKAGYPHEAHLYPGHHGWDYAMLHTNESILFHWKVFSGK